A genomic stretch from Thermomonospora umbrina includes:
- a CDS encoding TetR/AcrR family transcriptional regulator: MVRQPSVAAQHREPLTRDRIIEAALHIVDGQGLGRLTMRRLGDALEVEAMAIYHHLPRGKEELLDGLVAHVAVLPAEARSADWRAALRSWADAYRARLLAHAGVLPLLVTRRNPAALSGTTASLREILRQAGLPEQSAADGAHALLGYVIGHAALEVRDTAAAEESVDWHARFSAGLALILRGLPT, translated from the coding sequence ATGGTCAGACAGCCCAGCGTGGCGGCACAGCACCGGGAACCGCTCACCCGCGACCGGATCATCGAGGCGGCGCTGCACATCGTCGACGGCCAGGGCCTGGGCCGGCTCACCATGCGGCGGCTCGGCGACGCCCTCGAGGTCGAGGCGATGGCGATCTACCACCATCTGCCGCGCGGCAAGGAGGAACTGCTCGACGGGCTGGTCGCCCACGTGGCGGTGCTCCCGGCGGAGGCCCGCAGCGCCGACTGGCGCGCCGCCCTGCGCTCGTGGGCGGACGCCTACCGCGCCCGACTGCTCGCCCACGCCGGCGTTCTGCCCCTGCTCGTCACCCGCCGCAACCCCGCGGCCCTCTCCGGTACGACCGCGTCCCTGCGGGAGATCCTGCGCCAGGCCGGTCTCCCCGAGCAGTCCGCCGCCGACGGCGCGCACGCCCTGCTCGGCTACGTGATCGGCCACGCCGCCCTGGAGGTCCGCGACACGGCCGCCGCCGAGGAGTCCGTCGACTGGCACGCCCGCTTCTCGGCGGGCCTCGCCCTGATCCTGCGCGGCCTACCGACCTAG
- a CDS encoding plectin, protein MPLGRRVTKDVMERYAADQELAGAYRDRLAAAAEAEDAFRDARAREAARPGEGLRALAGAFDRALTEALLAAEAAERVAMGPKAYAPADAKDAAKARRDAEIARRRAKARPAVRPWTEEAARLRTAREAHRLGFRVGPGVAA, encoded by the coding sequence ATGCCGCTGGGCCGCCGGGTGACCAAGGACGTCATGGAGCGGTACGCCGCCGATCAGGAGCTGGCGGGCGCCTACCGCGACAGGCTGGCGGCGGCCGCCGAGGCGGAGGACGCGTTCCGGGACGCGCGGGCCCGGGAGGCGGCGCGTCCGGGGGAGGGGCTGCGGGCCCTGGCCGGCGCGTTCGACCGGGCGCTGACCGAGGCGCTGCTGGCCGCCGAGGCCGCCGAGCGCGTCGCGATGGGCCCCAAGGCGTACGCGCCCGCGGACGCCAAGGACGCCGCCAAGGCCCGGCGGGACGCCGAGATCGCCCGGCGCAGGGCCAAGGCCCGCCCCGCCGTGCGGCCGTGGACCGAGGAGGCCGCCCGGCTGCGCACCGCCCGGGAGGCGCACCGCCTCGGGTTCCGGGTGGGCCCCGGCGTGGCGGCCTGA
- a CDS encoding maleylpyruvate isomerase N-terminal domain-containing protein, translating into MDRTPPDRHRLLDSYQEGVRAIRGLAARVEDWSAPTPCTEWTALDLAGHLRCVAENQLEYLQDAPDSRLATLFAQNAPSAVLIRQQARQNAAELAVLPTESGPQRIMTFTVSADAYADLIPDVWDRTHLVYRGTRYTIGDHVGAACVEWHLHAWDLARAIGEEYRPRDPEVLVSAWHWGVPHLPLTGGDPWESVLRSSGRSPRWPAADTARRTRRVARVR; encoded by the coding sequence TTGGACCGCACGCCGCCGGATCGGCATCGCCTGCTGGACTCCTACCAGGAGGGGGTACGGGCGATCCGAGGGCTGGCCGCGCGCGTGGAGGACTGGTCGGCGCCCACCCCCTGCACCGAGTGGACCGCCCTCGACCTGGCGGGGCATCTGCGCTGCGTCGCCGAGAACCAGTTGGAGTACCTCCAGGACGCGCCGGACAGCCGGCTGGCCACGCTGTTCGCGCAGAACGCGCCGTCGGCGGTGCTGATCCGCCAGCAGGCCCGGCAGAACGCCGCCGAGCTGGCGGTGCTGCCCACCGAGTCCGGGCCGCAGCGGATCATGACGTTCACCGTCTCGGCGGACGCCTACGCCGACCTGATCCCGGACGTCTGGGACCGGACCCACCTGGTCTACCGCGGCACCAGGTACACCATCGGCGACCACGTGGGCGCCGCCTGCGTCGAGTGGCACCTGCACGCGTGGGACCTGGCCCGCGCCATCGGGGAGGAGTACCGGCCGCGCGACCCCGAGGTGCTGGTGTCGGCCTGGCACTGGGGCGTGCCCCACCTGCCGCTGACCGGCGGCGACCCGTGGGAGTCGGTGCTGCGCTCGTCGGGCCGTTCGCCGCGGTGGCCGGCCGCGGACACCGCGCGGCGCACCCGGCGCGTGGCGCGGGTGAGGTAG
- a CDS encoding MFS transporter yields the protein MTVLTDPQESQAASAVSPSAKGGRWIDHWEPDDDAFWARTGRKVAARNLVFSILTEHLGFCVWLLWSIAVLNLSTVGMQLSVGQVLWLTTLPNLVGAAMRIPYTFAPARFGGRNWTVVSALLLLIPCGLFVYAIENPDIPYGVLLLIAATTGLGGGNFASSMANITHFYPTSKQGLPLGLNAAGGNLGTSVTQLAMPPLIVAFGLVAVGWVWMPFILLAAVCAYFFMNNLSKATSAYTLREMTAAARDRQTIIMSVLYIGTFGSFIGYAFSFGVLIKAQFPDIKGANVIWLGAFAGSLARPFGGWLADRFGGARVTAIDFLLMAVGIGAVAYAVEAGSWPLFLSAFLFVFITTGIGNGSTYKMIPAIFRTRELMGVDASDAKARAAALTTARRKAAAAIGISSAVGALGGVLVQQSFRISLEQTKGIAPALVGLAVFYAICMTLTWVVYLRKVQVGDRRMSLAEAGV from the coding sequence ATGACGGTTCTGACCGACCCCCAGGAGAGCCAGGCGGCCTCCGCGGTCAGTCCATCGGCGAAGGGCGGCCGCTGGATCGACCACTGGGAGCCCGACGACGACGCCTTCTGGGCGCGGACCGGCCGCAAGGTCGCCGCGCGCAACCTGGTCTTCTCCATCCTCACCGAGCACCTGGGCTTCTGCGTCTGGCTGCTGTGGAGCATCGCGGTCCTCAACCTGAGCACCGTGGGCATGCAGTTGTCGGTGGGCCAGGTGCTGTGGCTGACCACGTTGCCCAACCTGGTCGGCGCGGCCATGCGGATCCCCTACACGTTCGCGCCGGCGAGGTTCGGCGGCCGCAACTGGACGGTGGTCAGCGCGCTGCTGCTGCTGATCCCGTGCGGGCTGTTCGTGTACGCGATCGAGAACCCCGACATCCCGTACGGGGTGCTGCTGCTGATCGCGGCGACCACCGGCCTGGGCGGCGGGAACTTCGCCTCCTCGATGGCCAACATCACGCACTTCTACCCGACGAGCAAGCAGGGTCTGCCCCTCGGGCTGAACGCCGCGGGCGGGAACCTGGGCACCAGCGTGACCCAGCTCGCCATGCCGCCGCTGATCGTGGCCTTCGGGCTGGTCGCGGTCGGCTGGGTCTGGATGCCGTTCATCCTGCTGGCCGCCGTGTGCGCCTACTTCTTCATGAACAACCTGAGCAAGGCCACCTCCGCCTACACGCTGCGCGAGATGACGGCGGCCGCTCGGGACCGGCAGACGATCATCATGTCGGTGCTCTACATCGGCACGTTCGGGTCGTTCATCGGATACGCCTTCTCGTTCGGCGTGCTGATCAAGGCGCAGTTCCCTGACATCAAGGGCGCCAACGTGATCTGGCTGGGCGCGTTCGCCGGCTCGCTGGCCCGCCCGTTCGGCGGTTGGCTGGCCGACCGGTTCGGCGGGGCGCGGGTCACCGCGATCGACTTCCTGCTGATGGCCGTGGGCATCGGCGCGGTGGCGTACGCGGTGGAGGCGGGGAGCTGGCCGCTGTTCCTGTCCGCCTTCCTGTTCGTCTTCATCACCACCGGTATCGGCAACGGCTCCACCTACAAGATGATCCCGGCGATCTTCCGGACCCGGGAGCTGATGGGGGTGGACGCGTCCGACGCGAAGGCGAGGGCGGCGGCGCTGACGACCGCGCGGCGCAAGGCGGCGGCGGCGATCGGCATCTCCTCGGCCGTCGGCGCGCTGGGCGGCGTGCTGGTCCAGCAGTCCTTCCGGATCTCGCTGGAGCAGACCAAGGGCATCGCCCCGGCGCTGGTCGGGCTGGCGGTCTTCTACGCGATCTGCATGACGCTGACCTGGGTGGTCTACCTGCGCAAGGTGCAGGTCGGCGACCGGAGGATGAGCCTGGCCGAGGCCGGGGTCTGA
- a CDS encoding NUDIX domain-containing protein, translated as MPDVAYYASLPRTRGAAAALLLDDLGRVLLVKPTYKEGWFLPGGVIEQGESPLAACVRECEEELGFVPRLDGLACVDWGPPREGVDAVNVFVFGGSVTPDEIAGIRLPADELSEHVLVAPEKIPELAAPHIARRMEPSLRGIAEGRAVYLEDGREPGFGPAWEPVR; from the coding sequence ATGCCCGACGTTGCTTACTACGCCTCCCTGCCCCGCACCCGGGGCGCCGCCGCGGCCCTCCTCCTGGACGACCTGGGCCGGGTCCTGCTGGTCAAGCCCACCTACAAGGAGGGCTGGTTCCTGCCGGGCGGAGTGATCGAGCAGGGCGAATCCCCGCTGGCCGCGTGCGTGCGCGAATGCGAGGAGGAGCTCGGCTTCGTGCCCCGGCTGGACGGACTGGCCTGCGTGGACTGGGGGCCGCCCCGAGAGGGGGTGGACGCGGTCAACGTGTTCGTGTTCGGCGGCAGCGTCACCCCCGACGAGATCGCCGGCATCCGGCTGCCCGCCGACGAACTGTCCGAGCACGTGCTGGTGGCCCCCGAGAAGATCCCCGAGCTGGCCGCCCCGCACATCGCCCGCCGGATGGAGCCCAGCCTGCGCGGCATCGCCGAGGGCCGCGCCGTCTACCTGGAGGACGGCCGCGAGCCCGGCTTCGGACCCGCCTGGGAACCGGTGCGGTAG
- a CDS encoding molybdopterin oxidoreductase family protein, which produces MSVSEQVIPETPTVAPGGTPTHCPYCALQCGMAVGGSPVRVTPREDVPANRGGLCQKGWTAAELLTVPDRLTTPLMRAHLGAPLEPCTWEEALDRIAGEVARLQERHGRDAIGVFGGGGLTNEKAYQLGKFARIALRTSQIDYNGRFCMSSAAAALNRAFGLDRGLPGPITDLARADAIMLVGGNVAETMPPFMRHLTEMRERGGALVVIDPRRTATAKQADLHLQPAPGTDLALANGMLHLAIAEGLVDEDFVAARTGGFEAVRISVNAYWPDRVERITGVPVPQMREAVRLLGRGNRSLILTARGAEQHARGTDTVTAFINLALALGLPGREGGGYGCLTGQGNGQGGREHGQKADQLPGYRKIDDPAAREHVAAVWGVDPEIIPGPGRSAFELLDALGADDGPKALLLFGSNPVVSAPRSGLIEERINALEFLAVSDFVLSETARRADVVLPTAQWAEESGTMTNLEGRVLRRRRAVAAPDGVRTDLEILAGLADRLAAPGTWSTEPAEVFDELRAASAGGPADYAGITYERIESEGGVFWPCPSEDHPGTPRPFAERFHTPDGRARFTPVDHTGPAEGVDAAYPVHLITGRVLAHYQSGAQTRRIAPLVDASPEPFVEIHPDLAARSGVAEGEMVRVTSRRGTVTVRARLVDTIRHDTVFIPFHWAEEGRANLLTNTALDPMSRMPEFKVCAVRLEPHEENGADQ; this is translated from the coding sequence ATGTCGGTGAGCGAGCAGGTGATCCCGGAGACCCCCACGGTCGCGCCGGGCGGGACGCCCACGCACTGTCCGTACTGCGCGCTGCAGTGCGGGATGGCGGTGGGCGGCAGCCCCGTGCGGGTGACTCCTCGCGAGGACGTCCCCGCCAACCGGGGCGGCCTGTGTCAGAAGGGCTGGACGGCGGCCGAGCTGCTCACCGTTCCCGACCGGCTGACCACGCCGCTGATGCGGGCGCATCTGGGCGCGCCGCTGGAGCCGTGCACGTGGGAGGAGGCGCTGGACCGGATCGCGGGAGAGGTCGCCCGGCTGCAGGAACGCCACGGCCGGGACGCGATCGGGGTCTTCGGCGGCGGCGGACTCACCAACGAGAAGGCGTACCAGCTCGGCAAGTTCGCCCGGATCGCGCTGCGCACCTCGCAGATCGACTACAACGGCCGGTTCTGCATGTCCTCGGCGGCCGCCGCGCTCAACCGGGCGTTCGGCCTGGACCGGGGCCTGCCGGGGCCGATCACGGACCTGGCGCGGGCGGACGCGATCATGCTGGTCGGCGGGAACGTGGCCGAGACCATGCCGCCGTTCATGCGGCACCTCACCGAGATGCGCGAGCGCGGCGGGGCCCTGGTCGTCATCGATCCGCGGCGCACCGCGACCGCCAAGCAGGCCGACCTGCACCTGCAGCCGGCCCCCGGCACCGACCTGGCGCTGGCCAACGGGATGCTGCACCTGGCGATCGCCGAGGGGCTGGTCGACGAGGACTTCGTGGCGGCGCGCACCGGCGGGTTCGAGGCGGTGCGGATCTCGGTGAACGCCTACTGGCCCGACCGGGTCGAGCGGATCACCGGGGTCCCCGTCCCGCAGATGCGGGAGGCGGTCCGGCTGCTGGGCCGGGGGAACCGGTCGCTGATCCTCACCGCGCGCGGCGCCGAGCAGCACGCCCGCGGCACCGACACGGTGACCGCCTTCATCAACCTGGCGCTCGCGCTGGGCCTGCCCGGACGCGAGGGCGGCGGCTACGGCTGCCTGACCGGGCAGGGCAACGGCCAAGGCGGTCGCGAGCACGGGCAGAAGGCCGACCAACTGCCCGGCTACCGCAAGATCGACGACCCGGCGGCCCGGGAGCACGTCGCGGCCGTGTGGGGGGTCGATCCGGAGATCATCCCCGGGCCCGGCCGTTCGGCGTTCGAGCTGCTGGACGCGCTCGGGGCCGACGACGGACCCAAGGCGCTGCTGCTGTTCGGCTCCAACCCGGTGGTGTCGGCGCCGCGCTCCGGGCTGATCGAGGAGCGGATCAACGCGCTGGAGTTCCTGGCCGTGTCCGACTTCGTGCTGTCGGAGACCGCCCGCCGCGCCGACGTGGTGCTGCCGACCGCGCAGTGGGCGGAGGAGTCGGGCACGATGACCAACCTGGAGGGCCGGGTGCTGCGGCGTCGCCGGGCGGTGGCCGCCCCCGACGGTGTCCGCACCGACCTGGAGATCCTCGCCGGGCTGGCCGACCGGCTGGCGGCCCCGGGCACGTGGAGCACCGAGCCCGCCGAGGTGTTCGACGAGCTGCGCGCGGCCAGCGCCGGCGGTCCCGCCGACTACGCCGGCATCACCTACGAGCGGATCGAGTCCGAGGGCGGCGTGTTCTGGCCCTGCCCCTCGGAGGACCATCCGGGCACGCCGCGTCCCTTCGCCGAGCGCTTCCACACGCCGGACGGACGGGCGCGGTTCACCCCGGTCGACCACACCGGGCCCGCCGAGGGCGTCGACGCGGCCTACCCCGTGCACCTGATCACGGGCCGGGTGCTCGCGCACTACCAGAGCGGAGCGCAGACCCGGCGGATCGCGCCGCTGGTGGACGCCTCCCCGGAGCCGTTCGTGGAGATCCATCCCGACCTGGCCGCCCGGTCCGGCGTGGCCGAGGGCGAGATGGTCCGGGTGACCAGCCGGCGCGGCACCGTGACCGTACGGGCCCGCCTGGTCGACACCATCCGGCACGACACCGTGTTCATCCCCTTCCACTGGGCCGAGGAAGGCCGCGCGAACCTGCTGACCAACACAGCGCTCGACCCCATGTCGCGGATGCCGGAGTTCAAGGTCTGCGCCGTGCGGCTCGAGCCTCATGAGGAGAACGGAGCCGACCAGTGA
- a CDS encoding FAD-dependent oxidoreductase: MSGIVVVGNGMAGSRFVTEMRDRDRKMPLTVFGAEAQQPYNRVLLSNVLAGASRPDQIGLVDPSWYERHGVDARLGVEIVRIDRERRLVHASDGGVTPYRTLVIATGSTAIVPPLPGTGDGLPAGAVAFRTLDDCVRILEAAEGAKHAVVVGGGLLGIEAARGLAGRGLDVTVVHLAGHLMERQLDPGAGRVLARTLGRLGIRARLEISVSALRTEEAASGTRVSGVELANGEFLSADVVVLACGVRPDVALAREAGLEIDRGIVVDEMLRSVSDPSVRAIGECSQYGGTVYGLVAPAWEQAAILADLLAETDVDARFTGAREITRLKAASVELATMGETHHGDEDPDVEVVRFADPARGTYKKVVIKDDRLIGAILLGETGTAGTLTQLYDRAAPLPSDRLSLLFPGINGAPVSDSPVRMPDAATVCQCNNVSKGQIRACWEHGARTVEEVAARTRASTGCGGCRDAVEGIVCWLDEQEAAPTG; this comes from the coding sequence GTGAGCGGGATCGTCGTCGTGGGGAACGGCATGGCCGGTTCCCGGTTCGTCACGGAGATGCGTGACCGTGACCGGAAGATGCCCCTGACGGTGTTCGGGGCCGAGGCGCAGCAGCCCTACAACCGGGTGCTGTTGTCGAACGTGCTGGCGGGGGCGTCACGCCCGGACCAGATCGGTCTGGTGGACCCGTCCTGGTACGAGCGCCACGGGGTCGACGCCCGGCTCGGCGTGGAGATCGTCCGGATCGACCGGGAGCGGCGCCTGGTGCACGCGTCCGACGGCGGCGTCACGCCGTACCGGACGTTGGTGATCGCCACCGGCAGCACCGCGATCGTGCCGCCCCTGCCGGGCACCGGGGACGGGCTGCCGGCCGGGGCGGTGGCCTTCCGGACCCTGGACGACTGCGTTCGGATCCTGGAGGCCGCCGAAGGGGCGAAGCACGCCGTCGTGGTGGGCGGGGGGCTGCTGGGCATCGAGGCGGCCCGCGGTCTTGCCGGTCGCGGCCTGGACGTCACGGTCGTCCACCTGGCGGGCCACCTGATGGAGCGTCAGCTCGACCCCGGCGCGGGCCGGGTGCTGGCACGGACCCTCGGCCGGCTGGGCATCCGCGCCCGCCTGGAGATCAGCGTCTCCGCGCTGCGGACCGAGGAGGCCGCCTCGGGGACCCGCGTCAGCGGCGTCGAGCTCGCCAACGGCGAGTTCCTGTCCGCCGACGTGGTGGTGCTGGCGTGCGGGGTGCGGCCGGACGTGGCGCTGGCGCGTGAGGCGGGGCTGGAGATCGATCGCGGGATCGTGGTCGACGAGATGCTGCGTTCGGTCAGCGACCCGTCCGTGCGCGCCATCGGCGAGTGCTCGCAGTACGGCGGCACGGTGTACGGGCTGGTGGCGCCGGCGTGGGAGCAGGCGGCCATCCTCGCCGACCTGCTCGCCGAGACCGACGTCGACGCCCGGTTCACCGGCGCCCGGGAGATCACCCGGCTCAAGGCCGCCAGCGTGGAGCTGGCCACGATGGGGGAGACCCATCACGGCGACGAGGATCCCGACGTCGAGGTCGTCCGGTTCGCCGATCCCGCCCGCGGCACGTACAAGAAGGTGGTCATCAAGGACGACCGGCTGATCGGCGCGATCCTGTTGGGGGAGACCGGCACCGCCGGCACCCTCACCCAGTTGTACGACCGGGCCGCGCCGTTGCCGTCCGATCGGCTCAGTCTGCTGTTCCCCGGCATCAACGGCGCCCCGGTGAGCGATTCGCCGGTGCGGATGCCCGACGCGGCGACGGTCTGCCAGTGCAACAACGTCTCCAAGGGGCAGATCCGCGCCTGCTGGGAGCACGGCGCCCGCACGGTCGAGGAGGTGGCCGCCCGTACCCGGGCGAGCACCGGCTGCGGCGGTTGCCGTGACGCGGTGGAGGGCATCGTCTGTTGGCTGGACGAGCAGGAGGCCGCCCCCACCGGCTGA
- the nirB gene encoding nitrite reductase large subunit NirB yields MDVAGETHRRLVVVGHGPAGHRLVEALRERDAAGAWRITVIGEEVRPAYDRVALTSYLTEDAELAFPAHDPDVTLLTGDPVTAIDRAARTVVTASGAVIGYDTLVLATGSAPFVPPVQGKDLPGVFVYRTIDDLDALRDHCGARPGASGVVVGGGLLGLEAARAMQGLGVDTHVVEVAPWLMPRQLDEGGGQMLRRHIESLGLTVHSGTPMAGLEAGEDGAVGRVALSDGSAVEASVVVFSAGIRPRDELARGCGLEVGERGGIVVDDACRTSDPSVWAIGECALIGGQVYGLVGPCNSMAEVVADHLLAETTGVAGQAAFAGADTSTKLKLMGVDVASFGDPFASTDGALDITYTDPVAGVYKKLIVSDDARTLLGGVLVGDAEAYPTLRAYVGAALPGSPEQTLFGGVEPAGGDLPGATVICSCNNVTADHIRCAVRDESLTDVAGVKGCTKAGTSCGSCVPLVKKLLDAELVAAGIEVSKALCEHFEHSRAELFDIVRVTGITTFTRLITEHGRGRGCDICKPAVASILASLGNGHILEGEQATLQDTNDQFLANMQKNGTYSVVPRVPGGEITPEKLIVIGEVARDFGLYTKITGGQRIDLFGARVDQLPEIWRRLVEAGFESGHAYGKALRTVKSCVGSTWCRFGVQDSVGMAIRLELRYRGLRAPHKLKSAVSGCARECAEAQSKDFGVIATEKGWNLYLAGNGGMRPRHADLFAQDLNDETLLRYIDRFLMFYIRTADRLQRTASWLEALEGGIDYLREVIVEDSLGICAELDAAMDRHVAAYSDEWRDTIEDPEKLRRFVSFVNAPGVPDPSIAFEPERDQIKPVLLAGPELEVVSR; encoded by the coding sequence ATGGACGTCGCAGGGGAAACCCACAGAAGGCTGGTGGTGGTCGGCCACGGACCGGCGGGTCACCGGCTGGTAGAGGCGCTGCGCGAGCGGGACGCCGCGGGCGCCTGGCGGATCACCGTGATCGGGGAGGAGGTCCGCCCCGCGTACGACCGGGTCGCGCTGACCTCGTACCTGACCGAGGACGCCGAGCTGGCGTTCCCGGCGCACGACCCGGACGTCACGCTGCTCACCGGAGACCCGGTGACCGCGATCGACCGGGCGGCGCGGACCGTCGTCACCGCGTCGGGCGCCGTCATCGGCTACGACACGCTGGTGCTGGCCACCGGCTCGGCGCCGTTCGTGCCGCCGGTGCAGGGCAAAGACCTGCCGGGCGTGTTCGTCTACCGCACCATCGACGACCTCGACGCGCTCCGCGACCACTGCGGCGCGCGGCCCGGCGCGAGCGGCGTGGTGGTCGGCGGCGGGCTGCTCGGGCTGGAGGCCGCCAGGGCCATGCAGGGCCTGGGCGTCGACACCCACGTGGTCGAGGTCGCGCCCTGGCTGATGCCGCGGCAGCTCGACGAGGGCGGCGGCCAGATGCTGCGGCGCCACATCGAGTCCCTCGGCCTCACCGTCCACTCCGGCACCCCCATGGCCGGCCTGGAGGCGGGCGAGGACGGCGCGGTCGGCCGGGTGGCCCTCAGCGACGGCTCGGCCGTCGAGGCGTCGGTGGTGGTGTTCTCCGCGGGCATCCGGCCCCGCGACGAGCTGGCCCGCGGCTGCGGCCTGGAGGTCGGCGAGCGCGGCGGCATCGTGGTCGACGACGCCTGCCGCACCTCCGACCCCTCCGTGTGGGCGATCGGCGAGTGCGCCCTGATCGGCGGCCAGGTGTACGGGCTCGTGGGCCCCTGCAACTCGATGGCCGAGGTCGTGGCCGACCACCTGCTGGCCGAGACGACGGGTGTCGCGGGCCAGGCGGCCTTCGCCGGCGCCGACACCTCCACCAAGCTCAAGCTCATGGGCGTGGACGTGGCCAGCTTCGGCGACCCGTTCGCCTCCACCGACGGCGCCCTCGACATCACCTACACCGACCCGGTCGCCGGGGTCTACAAGAAGCTGATCGTCAGCGACGACGCCCGCACCCTGCTGGGCGGCGTCCTGGTCGGCGACGCCGAGGCCTACCCCACGCTGCGGGCCTACGTCGGCGCGGCGCTGCCCGGCAGCCCCGAGCAGACCCTGTTCGGCGGTGTCGAGCCGGCCGGCGGCGACCTGCCGGGCGCCACCGTCATCTGCAGTTGCAACAACGTCACGGCCGACCACATCCGCTGCGCCGTCCGCGACGAGAGCCTCACCGACGTCGCGGGGGTGAAGGGCTGCACCAAGGCGGGCACCTCCTGCGGAAGCTGCGTCCCGCTGGTCAAGAAGCTGCTGGACGCCGAGCTCGTCGCGGCCGGCATCGAGGTCAGCAAGGCGCTCTGCGAGCACTTCGAGCACAGCAGGGCCGAGCTGTTCGACATCGTCCGGGTCACCGGCATCACGACGTTCACCCGGCTCATCACCGAGCACGGCCGGGGCCGCGGCTGCGACATCTGCAAGCCCGCGGTCGCCTCCATCCTCGCCAGCCTGGGCAACGGCCACATCCTGGAGGGCGAGCAGGCCACCCTCCAGGACACCAACGACCAGTTCCTGGCCAACATGCAGAAGAACGGCACCTACTCGGTGGTGCCCCGGGTCCCCGGCGGCGAGATCACCCCCGAGAAGCTGATCGTGATCGGCGAGGTGGCGCGCGACTTCGGCCTCTACACCAAGATCACCGGAGGTCAGCGGATCGACCTGTTCGGCGCCCGCGTCGACCAGCTCCCGGAGATCTGGCGGCGGCTGGTCGAGGCCGGGTTCGAGTCCGGGCACGCCTACGGCAAGGCGCTGCGCACCGTCAAGTCGTGCGTCGGCTCCACCTGGTGCCGGTTCGGCGTCCAGGACTCGGTCGGCATGGCGATCCGGCTGGAGCTGCGCTACCGGGGCCTGCGCGCCCCGCACAAGCTCAAGTCCGCGGTGTCGGGCTGCGCCCGCGAGTGCGCCGAGGCCCAGAGCAAGGACTTCGGCGTCATCGCCACCGAGAAGGGCTGGAACCTCTACCTCGCCGGCAACGGCGGGATGCGGCCCCGGCACGCCGACCTGTTCGCCCAGGACCTCAACGACGAGACCCTGCTCCGCTACATCGACCGGTTCCTGATGTTCTACATCCGGACCGCCGACCGGCTGCAGCGCACCGCGAGCTGGCTGGAGGCCCTCGAGGGCGGGATCGACTATCTCCGCGAGGTGATCGTCGAGGATTCGCTGGGCATCTGCGCCGAGCTGGACGCGGCGATGGACCGGCACGTGGCCGCCTACTCCGACGAGTGGCGCGACACCATCGAGGACCCCGAGAAGCTGCGCCGCTTCGTGTCCTTCGTCAACGCCCCCGGCGTTCCCGATCCCAGCATCGCGTTCGAACCCGAGCGCGACCAGATCAAGCCGGTACTCCTGGCCGGACCCGAGCTGGAGGTAGTGAGCCGATGA
- the nirD gene encoding nitrite reductase small subunit NirD, whose translation MTADVQTGPAHTAPSRTATRWHDVCGLDDLMPERGACALIEGVQVAIFRTFDGELFALSNYDPFSGAYVIARGILGTRGGVPTVASPMFKDVFDLRTGQALDDADVALRSFEVRLTPQDRVEVALS comes from the coding sequence ATGACCGCCGACGTGCAGACCGGGCCCGCACACACCGCACCGTCGAGGACGGCGACGCGCTGGCACGACGTGTGCGGCCTCGACGACCTGATGCCCGAACGCGGCGCCTGCGCGCTGATCGAGGGCGTCCAGGTGGCGATCTTCCGGACCTTCGACGGCGAGCTGTTCGCGCTGTCGAACTACGACCCCTTCAGCGGGGCGTACGTGATCGCCCGGGGCATCCTGGGCACCCGCGGAGGCGTCCCCACGGTCGCGTCCCCCATGTTCAAGGACGTCTTCGACCTGCGGACGGGGCAGGCCCTCGACGACGCGGACGTCGCGCTGCGGAGCTTCGAGGTCCGCCTGACCCCGCAGGACCGGGTGGAGGTGGCGCTGTCGTGA